The window CCGATGAAGAGAGCTATGACCGGGCCATCATGGCCCTGGATGCCCTCCTCAAAGAAGTCGGAGAAGATGAGACTCATCCACTGGCCGATCTGGTTGAAGGATTGATTCACCGTGTCACCGCCTACCAGGAGGCGGCCCAGCACGTCCCTCCTGCCGCCCCGGAGATGCAACTGCGTCTGCTGATTCAGGAGCGAGGCGTCACCCAGCAAGCTCTTTCCGAAGCGACGGGCATCCCACAGGGCAACATCAGCAACCTGATCCATGGCAAGCGGTCCTTCACAGTAGCCCATGCCCGCACCCTGGGCGACTATTTCGGGGTTAATCCAGGAGTTTTTCTGTAGGGGAAAGACGGCTGCCCTGTATGACGAGAGGTGTGCAGTCAAGTCGGGCAGGTTCCCTGAAGTTCGAATGAAGAGGGCCGACTGCTGCCATCAGCAGTCGGCCCTCTTCGTTGATTGACACTTAAGTATGGCTGCTACCAGACCGGGAGACGGGTACTCGCCGTTCTGAACGTCCTTGTTCTTCGGCCACTTGACAAGCCACCCTTCTCTGACGGGAGCATAGGTATGCCCACGCCCTTAGATCTCCCCCTTGCACTGACCAACACGTACAGTGCTACAATTCCTTCAACCCGAATTGGCGAGATACCAATAGGGAACCCCCCAACCGCTGAAGTTTGGCGACCGATGCGGAAGGGGGATTGGAATCCTTAACAAGTTAAGCAAGTTAAGCTTGCTGTTCTGTCAGAGAGCGGCGGGCGTCTCTACACACAGTGTACGCGGGCTGTGTGTGCTGGTCAACAACCAGCCGAGCTGCGTAGGAGTCCAAGTGACTGTGGAGTGCCGTCCAGGTCGTTCAGCGCGTGTCCCCCTTCTTCGTCTCTTCCTCGTGGCCAATGTGCCCTGCTGGAGCAGTTTATGACTCTCCGTGTGCGGCAGGCTGGTCTGTTCCCAATAGACCCCGAGATCCAGCAACAGCGAACGGAAGCGACGACCAAGAAATTCTTAGCGATGATTCCGGCGGCTCTTAAAGGGACCGAGACATTAGCTGAGCCTCTCCTGCCTTTGCCTCGTGTGGCTGACGTGGCCGCGCCACCTGTCCCTATACCCCGCACCAATGATGGCGTCCTGCAGATGAATCCACTGGACACCCTGACCGAGTGCCTAGACACCGCCGAGTGCCCGGCCACCGCCCGCCGGATTTATCGGCTGCTGTTCCGCATCGGTCTCACCGTGCTGCGGCAGCGCGGGCTGCACGAGCAGCACGCCACTCAGGTTTCCTTCCACTTGCCGCTCGACCTCATCGCCGCCCATCTGGAAGTGAACCGTTCGACGGTCTGGCGCAACCTGCGCCCACTCGAAAAGGCCGGGGTACTGCACCAGCGCGACCACTACGGCACCCTGCGCGGCCAGACCGCTGTGACCGGCAAGGTCTGGGCGCTGTCCCTCCGTCCGCACGAAGTCCTGGCCGGAACCCGCGAGCGGGTGCGGGTACGCCACGACGACCTAGTCGGCGTGCGCTGGCGTGACCTCGATGCGGACGCTAGAGCGGGCCGCACCGCCTGGGCCGAGCTGGAACGGGTCAGGTTGGGTAAGGCCGAAGAAGCAGAACTGCTGTCCCAGGGCCAACTTTTCCAACTGCAACAGTCACAAGAAGCGGAAAAGGCTGTAGTGAGCGAAAAAACCCTGTTGGCATGGGCGTTAGCCCCGTTTTTACAGGGTTCCCCTGGCGTTACACTGACTGATGCAATAGCGTTTTTCGGCGGCCTGGACACGGTTTACGCAGTGCCGGCCCTCACTGGGCTACCGAAGGCCGAGCGCGGCGCCGCTGTTAGTGAGTGTGCCCGCCAACTGGCGGCTGCTTTCGGGGACACGGGGAACCAGCGCTTCTGGTGCTGGCTGCTGTGGCAGATGTTGCGCTTGCGCGACCAGGGCCAGGACGTGAGCGAGGACATCAGCGCCGTGCTGGCGCGTGTTTTGCAAGATTTGAAAACCTACCCCGCGAAGAAAGCCGCCGCCGTCGTGGTGTCGGAACTGGTGGGCGCAGGGCTATATGACCGCCTCAAGCTGGCGGGCCACCACCGCGTTGGAGGTCCACCGCCAGCCGCCTAGC is drawn from Deinococcus sp. Marseille-Q6407 and contains these coding sequences:
- a CDS encoding type II toxin-antitoxin system HigA family antitoxin; translation: MTLDISELTVTWQRLHVLAHDAIAPITDEESYDRAIMALDALLKEVGEDETHPLADLVEGLIHRVTAYQEAAQHVPPAAPEMQLRLLIQERGVTQQALSEATGIPQGNISNLIHGKRSFTVAHARTLGDYFGVNPGVFL